The sequence GCGCATCACTGGCGAGTGCTGGCTCTCCGTCGGAGTCATTCGCGGGGGTGGGGTGGCAAACGTGGGTGGCGACGTGGATCCTGGACAGGTGGTGAGAAGATCCCACGTCGTGGTCTGACCCGAAGGTGGGTGGCGCGAACGTTTCTGCGCGGGGCCCGTGCCCGGGGCTCAAGCCCCGGGCTGACAACGAAAGCCGGCTCAAGCCGGCTTTGGAGTGCGGCGGCCAGAGCCGCCGCTTTGGTATGGCGCGGCACGAGCCGCGCGCAGGGGATTGTTTCGTACCCGGTTGTATGGGTGTACGTGGTCGGCACGTGCCCGGGGCTAAAACGCTTGGTGTGAGTTAGCCGGGGCATGCTGTGCCCTCTTGACACAGGAAGGTGCCCACTTCCATACGGGAGATAGCTCGTATCCGTCTCCCACGAAAGGAGCACCCGATGGATGTGGACACCTTCCTGATTACAGTCTATGTCCTGGTCGACACCTTCTGCCAGACCCACCTGCCCCCGGAGCCCCACCGCCCCGGCCCCGCGCCGGCCCTGAGCCGCAGCGAGGTCTTGACCCTGGCCATCTTCGGGCAGTGGATGAGGTTCTCCAGTGAGCAGGACTTCTACCGCTACGCCGAGCGCCACCTGCGCCCCTACTTCCCGACCCTGCCCCACCGCAGCCAATACAACCGGCTGCTGCGGCGGCATCAGGTCGCCCTGGCCCAGTTCGCCCTCTACCTGGCAGACCAACTTGGCCGGGGGCCAGTGGCGGTGGATGTGCTCGATGTGGCGCCGGCTCCGGTGCGCAACGCCAAGCGCCGCGGGCGGGGCTGGCTGGCCGGCGAGGCCAACATCGGCTTCAGCTTGCGCCTGGGCTGGTTTGCCGGCTTCCGCGTGCTGACCGCCGTCAGCCTGGAGGGGGCGATCACCGGCTGGGGCGTGGCCCCGGCCAGCACCAATGAGCGGTCCCTCGCCGAGACCCTGATTGCCTGTCGGGCCCACCCCGATCCCCGCCTGCCCAGTGTCGGCACGCCGGTGGCGACCTATCTGGCCGACAGTGGCTTTGCCGGCGAGGACTACAAGGCGCACCTGGCGGCCACCTATGGCGTGACGCTGGTGGCCACCCCGCAGCGGGGCAGTCGGCGGCGCTGGCCCAAGGCGGTCCGCCGCTGGGTGGCCCGCCATCGCCAGATCGTGGAGACGGTCGTTGGACGACTGCTGCACACCTTCGGCCTCGAGCGGGAGCGCCCGCACACCCTGGCGGGCTTCCAGGCGCGACTGGCGGCCAAGGTGGCGCTGCACAACCTCTGTTGCTGGCTGAATCGGCAGCAGGGGCGGCCGCTGCTGGCCGTGGCGAACCTGATCACCTGGTAGCCACGGCGCCCTAACTCACACCAAGCGTTAAAGCCGCCGGGCTGACATTGGGTAAGCCCACTGAAGGGGCTACGATGGCCACGCACGGGCGAATCCGATCCGGCAACCAACTGGGCGCTGATTCCCCAGCCCCTTCAGTGGGCTTCGCTTCCTAGCCCGGCGGCTTTAGCCCCGGGCACGCGCCGACCGGTGGATACCCTACCGGGTGGTCCGTGATGACGAGAACTTTCAGGGAACCTTCTCCTCCGACACTGAGCGCGCCCGCGAACCAGGCGGTTCGGCTCGCGGGCGCGGCGAGCTGTCTCACCTCGCCGCTAGAGTAGACTGGTGACCGAGAAGGAGGGAGAGCGTGAGGCTGAGACGCATCCTCGGCGCGGCCATGATCGGGGCGGCGCTGGTCGCGCAGGCGGTGGCCCCGGTGTCGGCAGGACTGTCAGATGCCGACATCGCGTTTGGTGAGTGGTGGTACTATTGGGACCGGCCGGTTGCCCGGGGAGACGTGAAACGGTCGTGGGTCTGGGGCACGCCGATTCTTGAGGATCCGGACACCGAGCCCTATGTCGAGGGGCAGGTATGGCCTGGTAGGGGGACAGGCGAGCGGCGCGTGGAGTACTACGACAAGGCCCGCATGGAGTATTGGCCTGGCGCGGCGGGGCGCCCGCACCCCGATGAGGATCTGTGGCGGATCACGACCGGTCTCTTGGCGACCGAACTGATGACCGGGCGGTTGCAGTTGGGGCATGACACGTTCGAGCCGCACACCCCCTCGGCGGCGCCGGTGGCGGGCGACCCTGACAGCGGGGACATCACCCCCAGCTATGCCGCGATGGGCAAGGTGATGGGCTACCAGCCGATCCCGGCGGGGTGGACGATCATCCAGACGATCGACGCGCACGGCAACGTCGGGGCGGATCAGCGGTTCGCGCAGTATGGCGTGACGGCGTTGGACGTGGGGGCGCCGACGAATCACACGGTCGCCTCGGTGTTCTGGGAGTGGATGACCCAGGATGGCGTCACGTATCGGTACGATGGTGAGCTGGTGTCCGGCCCGCTCTTCCCGAACCCGTTCTATGCAACGGGGTATCCGACGACCGAGGCGTATTGGACGCGGGCACGCGTCGCGGGCGTCGAGACGGACGTGTTGGTGCAGTGTTTCGAGCGGCGGTGCATGACATACACCCCGAGCAACCCCGAGGGGTGGCGCGTCGAGATGGGGAACATCGGCCGGCACTATTACCACTGGCGCTACACCGAGATCCCGGCCGAGACGCAGGAGCCGTAGGCTGCCCCAGGCCCGGGACGGCTTGCTCCGTGGCCCGATCTACGCCAGGAGTCGTGCCCAGCCGGCTTATGGAGTTTGACGAATGAGCGTGATCCACCGGAGCCCACCCCGGCGCTCGGTCGCGGTCATCCTTCGCTGCGCCGGGGGCGGCGGCCAGCCGCCCCCGGCGCAGCGAAGGATCTCGCGCGGGAGCGGCCACGCACCGGAGAGATCCTTCGCTGCGCTCAGGATGACATGGCGCTCAGGATGACATGCGCGCGGGAGCGGGTTGCTGGCGGGTAGACCAGGGTAATTCGTCAAAGTTCATCAGCGGGCTTTCGTTGTGAGCCCGGGGGTCATGGAGTGTGATGAATGATTTGGGTGTCCGCCGGGCGGCGCGTGCCCGGGGCTAAAGCCACCGGGCTGACAATGAAAAGCCCACTGAAGGGGCTAGGGACGCTGGGCCCGGTGGGAGGCCGGATCGGCTCTGCCTGCGTGTCGCCATCGCAGCCCCTTCAGTGGGCTTACCAAGCTATCAGCCCGATGGCTTTAGCCCCGGGCACCGACCACGGCACGGGGTCTTTCCACCACCCATCGCGGCAACGGTCGGCAACTGCCCGAGCCGGCGGACGCGGTCGGGAGACGGCGCGGCCGGTATGCAGGATTAATTCGTCAAACTCCATCACCCCCGGGCAGCTGGCGCGCTGGCAGGACCGATCCCCGTGCCGCTGCTGGCCACACACCGGAGTGACGCGGGGTTTTTGAGCCTTTTGACACACTGGCAGGCGAGGTCTATAATGCGAAGCGCCCGCCGGTCCGGCGGGCTCACTTATGAATGCATGGAATGCCGGGGCCGGACCGCGGTGCCCAGCCACGAGGAGTTTTCACCGTGCGGATCAAACCGGGTTTCGCGTTGATCCTCATCGTCCTGCTCACGCTGGGCGCGGTCTGGGTTGACCTCCCCGACGGGGTACTCGACCCCTTCAACTGGAAGGGCGACCGCATCTCCGTCCATCAGGGGCTCGACCTCCAGGGCGGCCTGCAAGTGATCCTCCAGGCCCAGCCGCCGGCCGGGCAGTCGGTCAGCCGCGACGCACTCCTCGGCACCCGTGACACGATCGAGCGCCGCGTCAACGCGCTCGGCGTGAGCGAGCCGCTGATCCAGACCCGGGGTGACGACCAGATCGTGGTCGAGTTGCCCGGCATCGAGGACCCCGAAGCCGCCGTCAATATCCTCAAGGAGACGGCGCTCCTGGAGATCATCAACCCCAACGGGCAGTACCTCCCCGAGGGCATGCTGGTTAACACGACGCTGGGGCCGGCGGACTCGGTCGGCACGGGCAGCCCGGCAGCGACGCCCAGCGCCACGCCGAGTGCAACGCCGGAAGCCACCCCCGGCGCCGACGGCGCGGCCGGGACCGAGGCCGAAGCCACGCCGGAGCCGAGTGGTCCAGTCTACGAGACGATCGTCACCGGGGCGGACCTGAAGGACGCCTACCCGACCACCGACCCCCAGACCGGCGTCCTGGTCGTCGGCTTCGAGCTGAAGCCCGAGGCCGCGCAGAAGTTCTACGACTTCACCAGCACCCACATCGGCCAGCCGATGTCGATCGTGGTCGACAAGCGGGTCATCAGCACTGCCGAGATCCGGAACCCCATCCGAGACTCGGGGGTGATCCAGGGGATGCCGGCCGCCGAGGTCAACGCGCTGGCGCTGCAGCTCAAGTCGGGCGCGCTGGCCGTGCCGCTGGAAGTGGTGCAGAGCCGCACCGTCGGCCCGACCCTGGGTCAGGACTCGATCGACAAGAGCATCGTGGCCGGCGCGGTGGGACTGGCGCTCGTCGCCCTCTTCATGATCCTCTTCTACCGCGTGCCGGGCGTCCTCTCGGTCGTCGCCCTGATGGTCTACAGCGCGATCGTCTTCGCCCTTTTCAAGTTGATCCCGGTCGTGCTGACGCTGGCCGGCATCGCGGGGTTCATCTTGTCGATCGGGATGGCGGTCGACGCCAATGTACTGATCTTCTCGCGCATGAAAGAGGAGTTGCGCCGGGGTAACCCGGTGCGGCGCGCCATCGAGGCCGGTTTCGACCACGCCTGGCCGTCGATCCGCGACTCGAACGTCTCGACGATGATCACCTGCGTGATCCTGTACTGGTTCGGGCGGTATACGGGCGCCAGCATCATCCAGGGATTCGCCCTCACGCTCTTCATCGGGGTGGCGGTCAGCATGTTCAGCGCCATTACCGTCACCCGCACCCTGCTGCGCGTCATGCTGACCCGTGGGTTCTTCCACAACGAATGGTGGTTCGGGGTCGAGTCGGCGCCCATCCCGCCGGCCGGGCGGGCGGCCAGCCGATGATGAGCACCAGCGGCCCGATCGATGCCCCTGGGCGCACCGGGGCACGGCGAGGATGCAGTTGCCCATGATCGATATCGTTGGTAAGCGCTACTGGTGGTTCCTGCTCTCGGTGCTGGTGATCCTGCCGGGGCTGGTCTCGCTGGCCGTCAACGGCCTGCGCGTGAGCATCGACTTTACGGGCGGCACCCTGTGGGAGCTCCAGATGAGCCGCACGGTGCAGCCGGGCGAGGTTCAGCGGGTGCTCGCCGCCAACGGCTACGACGGCTCCATGGTGCAGACTTCGGAGGACAACGTCGTCCTGATCCGCACCAAGGAGATCCAGGAGGGCTCCGAGGCAAAGAACCAGTTGCTCACCGCCCTGCAGGACGAGTTCGGGCAGGTGACCGAGTTGCGCCTGGAGTCGGTCGGCCCCACGCTCGGCACGGAGATCCGCAACCGGGCCATCATCGCGGTAGCCCTGGCGTCCATCGGGATCTTGCTCTACATCGCGTTCGCCTTCCGCAACACCCAGAATCCGTTCCTCTACGGCACCGCCGCGATCATCGCCATGCTGCACGATGTCGCCATCCTGCTTGGTCTGGTCTCGATCCTCGGCTGGCTGCGGGGTGTCGAGGTCGATGCCCTCTTCATCACGGCCGTGCTGACTGTCATCGGCTTCTCCGTCCACGACACCATCGTCGTGTTCGACCGGATCCGCGAGAACCTGGCGCACAAGGTGGGCGAGACCTTCGAGGAGACGGTCAACTACAGCGTGGTGCAGACTCTGGTCCGGTCGCTGAACACCTCGATCACCACGATCCTGCCTCTCGCCGCGCTCTATCTCTTCGGCGGGGAGACCACCAAGACCTTCGTGCTCGTGCTGCTCGTCGGGATCATTGCCGGCACCTACTCGTCGATCTTCAACGCCAGCCAGATCGTGGTCGCCTGGGAGAACGGCGAGATCCAGCGCTTCTTCGCGCGGCTGCGCGGTCAGGGGCGGCAGAGCGTTCCGGCCGGGAAAGGGTCGCGGCCATGACCCCGGCCGCCGGTCCGCCCCGCCTCCGCGTCGGTGTGATCGGCGGCGGCATCGCCGGCCTGACCGCGGCCTACCGCTTCGCCCAGCGCGGCCACCAGGTCACCCTCTGGGAGCGCGGGCCACGCCTCGGCGGGCAGGCGGCTGCCTTCCCGGTGCTCGATACCGCGATTGAGTACTTCTACCACCACCTCTTCATGAGCGATCACGATATCGTGCAGCTCATGAACGAGATCGGCATCGGCGACGACCTCATCTGGCTGCCATCCCCAGTGGGATTCTTCGCCGACGGGAAGATCTACCCGCTCTCCGGCGCCTTCGACCTGCTCCGCCTGGGGTGCGTCCCGCTGATCGACCGGCTGCGCATCGGATTCACGACCCTGTACCTGCAGAAGCTGCGCAACTGGCGCCACTTCGAGCAGGTGACCGCCGCCGAATGGCTGCGGCGTGCCGTCGGCCAGCGCGCGTTCGACCGGGTGTGGGGCGCGCAGCTTCGGGCCAAGTTCGGCCCCCGGTACGATCAGGTGGCGATGGTCTGGTTCTGGAACAAGATCTACCTCCGCACCCAGTCCCGCCCCTCGCTCCTGGCTAAGGAGAAGCTGGGCTACATCCGGGGCAGCTTCAACACCTTGATCGACCGACTTGCGGAGGTCATCGCCGAGCAGGGGGCGACGATCAAGGTCGGCGTCGGCACCGACCGGCTGGAGCGCCGCGGCAACGAGTGGCTGGTGCGGACGAGCGAGGGCGAGGAGGTCACCTGCGACGTGATCGTGGCGACCGTCCCGTCGCCGATCCTGGCCAAGCTCTTCCCCGACCTACCGGAGGACTACAAGGCCAAGCTGACGGGCGCCGTCTACCAGGCAGCGGTCACCATGCTGCTCCAGACCACCCGTTCGCTGTCGCATATTTACTGGCTGAACATCGGGGACCCCTCGGTCCCCTTTACCGGCATCATCGAGCACACCAACTTCATCGGACCCGAGCACTACCAGGGGCGCCACTTCATCTACGTGAGCAAGTACGTCGAGCACGACCACCCGTACCTCACCACGCCCGACGACCAGCTCTTCGCGGAGTACGTCCCCTACCTGCAGCGGATCAACCCCGCGTTCAGCCCCGACTGGGTCGAGCAATACTGGGTCTTCCGCGAGTACGCGGCCCAGCCGATCATCACCAAGAACTACTCCGCCCGTATCCCGGAGCACCGCACACCGTTGCCCGGCCTCTACCTGGCCAACACGGCCCAGATCTACCCGGAGGACCGCGGCACCAACTACAGCGTCCGCATCGGCAATGTGGTCGCCGACCTCGTCGAGCAGGATCTCCGCTCCGGCCTCCTGCGCCCCGGTTCCCCCGCCCCTGCCGGCGGCTCTTGATCCAAACGCCGACTTCCATCCCCTGACGGTCCTGTCAGAATCATCGCGATAATTAGCCTGTCGCTATACACTGTGCCCGTCGGAACGCGGAGCGGCACGCGCGGCGGCCGGCGCGATGCGGTGGGCCGTCGCACGGAAACCCTCGCGAGCACCTGCCGGCCGGCGGGAATGATGCTCCTCACCGGCCACCGCGTCAGTTCCTGGGAGCGGTTTCGTGGGGCGCATCACGGGCGCCCCAATCGCACGAGGGAGGCGCAGCATGTTCGGGACAGTCGCCCGCATCCGGCCGAAGCCGGGTGGGATCCAGGCACTCCTCGACATGAGCCACGAGTTCGACCGCGAACACGCCAAGCGGGTGAAGGGGTACGTCGCCGACTACATACTCGAGTCCGAGAAGCACCCTGGGGAGTACATCCTGGTCGCGATATTCGAGGACCGCGAGAGCTATATGGCCAACGCCGATTCCCCGGAGCAGGATGCCTTCTATCGCCGCTTTCGCCAGCACCTCACCGAGGACCCGATTTGGGAAGACGGCGAGATCATCTACGCCTCGCATGGCTCCACCATGCCCACGTGGGACGACGCCAGCGGGATGATGGGCACCGAGCCGGCATCCCCTGAGTAGGGGCGAGCCATGCAGTCGCGGAGGATCAGGGATTGATTCCCCCCGACCCGCCGCGGCGAGCAATGACCGTACATGTGGGGCGACGCCCCCGACGACCAGCGGGCGCCGTACGCGGCCGATTGCCGCCCAGGCGCCCGCCGTGGTATACTCACTGCTGCATTGGCAGGCGCCCGTAGCTCAGTGGATAGAGCGTTTGCCTCCGGAGCAAAAGGCCGCAGGTTCGAATCCTGCCGGGCGTACCACCCGATGAGGAGACGAACAGCCCGAGGGTCAATACCCTCGGGCTGTTGCGTTCCAGGCGTCCTCCGGTCGCGACCCCTTTGTCTCGAATCCGAATCCGCCCTTGCCTCGATGTCATCCTGAGCGGAGCGAAGGATCTCGCTTCGGACCCACCCCACAGCAGGGAGATCCTTCGACTCCGCGGCGTGGACTAGTGCCGAGTCCGCTGGGTGTCCTCGACTTCCCACTCGGCTCGCTGCAACTCTCGCCGGCGACGGCGCATCCGAATGAGCCGGTACCACAGGAGCGCGGGTCCCCAGAGTGCCACCATGCCCACCATGATCCACAGGACGTGGGTAGCAGCCAGGAAACCCACTGTGCCCCACGACGTGGCGACCAGCAGGATCAGCAGCAGTGTCCAGAGCTTGAAGCCCACCAGGATCGCGATGAAAGCTCCTGCTCCCGGCCCGTCGTCACTCCCTGAGTGCCCGTGATCCATGCGCCTCGCCTACCCGCTCCCGCACGGCTAGAGCCCGGCTGCCCATCCACCGGGCGCACGGCTACCAAGCATACCTGATATACGTGGCAGCCCTCCTCTCGGGCGGTGCGACGCCCGGTCTCAACGCGCCCGGACGCTTCATCGCCGCACAACGCACGCCGTGCCTGCTAGACAAGTGTGTACGTACACTATATACTGTGGCCAACAACCGTCGTCCGGCGCCCACCATGGCCGCGCTGTGCGGCCTTTGAGCGCCCATAGTACAATCGTTGGGAGTGGGGCCGATGGTAGTTCGACCGAGAAGCGAGATCTGGCGCAGTGTTGCGCACACGTTCGGCCACGACCCGGATTCGGACCTTTTCGTTTCACGATGGATACGGCATCTCCGTGGGTGGTGGTTCCGAACGCGCGATCCGCAGCCCGGCATCGACGCACCCCATCCCGGATGGCTGTGGACGACGACGGTTGCGCCCACGTCCCGCCTTGTAACCGCGACGCTCGACTGGCTGATGCCGGGAGGAAGGGCCATGATCTTCCGGAAAGAGAACCGTAGCGAGTCGTTCCAGCGGCAAATCTCCAGCCTGCGCCAGCAGTTGCAGACGGAGACCGAGTCGCAGACCGACGAGTTCCGCCACAGCGAGTCTCAGGACACCTCACAGTTCAGCGCGTCCGCCCGCGAGGGGCGGGAGACGGCGGACGTCACGATCGCCGCGTCCCGACCAACCGATACCAGCGGTACGACCCAGATCACGACCGCCACGACTGCGGGGACGACCCCACGCGGGACGTGGCAGACGCCAGACACCAACACCAGCGTGATCGCCGGGAACGCGCACTGGAACGGCACGCTGCGCACCGAGGGGTCGCTCCACGTCCATGGGCGAGCCGAAGGCGAGCTGCATGCGACCCACGACCTCTACGTGGCCGAAGGCGCCCAGGTGGACGCCGGGATCTTCGCCGACAACGTGGTCGTTGCCGGGTTGGTTCGCGGCACGATCGAGGCGCGTACCCGGCTTGAGGTTCTGCCACAGGGCCACGTGTCCGGTGACGTCAAGGCACCCAAGCTCGTCGTGCACGAGGGTGCCCGGCTGAGCGGGAAGCTGACGATGGAGGGCACGGGCGCCGTCCAGTACTCGACGTCCAGTCAGAGCACGAAGTCGCGCCGCTCGGGCCGTTAGGCCCGCCGGACCACCCTGTTGGGAGGAGGAGGCCGATGTCGTATCGTCCAGGCGGGTCAAGCTCCGGCTTTGGCGAGGCGGGGAACGCCCAGATGCCCGAGGCCTACAGCCTCATCGACCGACACTCGACCGTCGAGGGTACCTTCACCTCCGAACGCGACCTCCGCATTGAAGGGCAGATGCGGGGTACCCTGCGCTGCCAGGGGCTGGTCTACATCGCCGAGGGAGCCGACGTCGACGCCACCGTTGAGGCCGCCCACGTCACCGTCGCCGGAGACCTGCAGGGTCAGGTCAACTGCCGCGGCAAACTACAGATCATGCCGACCGGCCGCGTCCGCGCCACCGTCACGACCCAATCTCTGGTCATCAACGAGGGTGCCCTCTTCGAGGGCGAGCTGCACATGGAGGTCGGCTCGGTGGCCACGAGCACGGTGGGCGAGGCTGCCGCGGACGACTCGGTTCCGAGCGTCCTTCGACGCTTCGCCGGCGAGGCCGGGG is a genomic window of Sphaerobacter thermophilus DSM 20745 containing:
- a CDS encoding IS982 family transposase, with protein sequence MDVDTFLITVYVLVDTFCQTHLPPEPHRPGPAPALSRSEVLTLAIFGQWMRFSSEQDFYRYAERHLRPYFPTLPHRSQYNRLLRRHQVALAQFALYLADQLGRGPVAVDVLDVAPAPVRNAKRRGRGWLAGEANIGFSLRLGWFAGFRVLTAVSLEGAITGWGVAPASTNERSLAETLIACRAHPDPRLPSVGTPVATYLADSGFAGEDYKAHLAATYGVTLVATPQRGSRRRWPKAVRRWVARHRQIVETVVGRLLHTFGLERERPHTLAGFQARLAAKVALHNLCCWLNRQQGRPLLAVANLITW
- the secD gene encoding protein translocase subunit SecD, with the translated sequence MRIKPGFALILIVLLTLGAVWVDLPDGVLDPFNWKGDRISVHQGLDLQGGLQVILQAQPPAGQSVSRDALLGTRDTIERRVNALGVSEPLIQTRGDDQIVVELPGIEDPEAAVNILKETALLEIINPNGQYLPEGMLVNTTLGPADSVGTGSPAATPSATPSATPEATPGADGAAGTEAEATPEPSGPVYETIVTGADLKDAYPTTDPQTGVLVVGFELKPEAAQKFYDFTSTHIGQPMSIVVDKRVISTAEIRNPIRDSGVIQGMPAAEVNALALQLKSGALAVPLEVVQSRTVGPTLGQDSIDKSIVAGAVGLALVALFMILFYRVPGVLSVVALMVYSAIVFALFKLIPVVLTLAGIAGFILSIGMAVDANVLIFSRMKEELRRGNPVRRAIEAGFDHAWPSIRDSNVSTMITCVILYWFGRYTGASIIQGFALTLFIGVAVSMFSAITVTRTLLRVMLTRGFFHNEWWFGVESAPIPPAGRAASR
- the secF gene encoding protein translocase subunit SecF, which encodes MIDIVGKRYWWFLLSVLVILPGLVSLAVNGLRVSIDFTGGTLWELQMSRTVQPGEVQRVLAANGYDGSMVQTSEDNVVLIRTKEIQEGSEAKNQLLTALQDEFGQVTELRLESVGPTLGTEIRNRAIIAVALASIGILLYIAFAFRNTQNPFLYGTAAIIAMLHDVAILLGLVSILGWLRGVEVDALFITAVLTVIGFSVHDTIVVFDRIRENLAHKVGETFEETVNYSVVQTLVRSLNTSITTILPLAALYLFGGETTKTFVLVLLVGIIAGTYSSIFNASQIVVAWENGEIQRFFARLRGQGRQSVPAGKGSRP
- a CDS encoding NAD(P)/FAD-dependent oxidoreductase, whose protein sequence is MTPAAGPPRLRVGVIGGGIAGLTAAYRFAQRGHQVTLWERGPRLGGQAAAFPVLDTAIEYFYHHLFMSDHDIVQLMNEIGIGDDLIWLPSPVGFFADGKIYPLSGAFDLLRLGCVPLIDRLRIGFTTLYLQKLRNWRHFEQVTAAEWLRRAVGQRAFDRVWGAQLRAKFGPRYDQVAMVWFWNKIYLRTQSRPSLLAKEKLGYIRGSFNTLIDRLAEVIAEQGATIKVGVGTDRLERRGNEWLVRTSEGEEVTCDVIVATVPSPILAKLFPDLPEDYKAKLTGAVYQAAVTMLLQTTRSLSHIYWLNIGDPSVPFTGIIEHTNFIGPEHYQGRHFIYVSKYVEHDHPYLTTPDDQLFAEYVPYLQRINPAFSPDWVEQYWVFREYAAQPIITKNYSARIPEHRTPLPGLYLANTAQIYPEDRGTNYSVRIGNVVADLVEQDLRSGLLRPGSPAPAGGS
- a CDS encoding antibiotic biosynthesis monooxygenase family protein — its product is MFGTVARIRPKPGGIQALLDMSHEFDREHAKRVKGYVADYILESEKHPGEYILVAIFEDRESYMANADSPEQDAFYRRFRQHLTEDPIWEDGEIIYASHGSTMPTWDDASGMMGTEPASPE
- a CDS encoding glycosyltransferase 87 family protein, whose translation is MDHGHSGSDDGPGAGAFIAILVGFKLWTLLLILLVATSWGTVGFLAATHVLWIMVGMVALWGPALLWYRLIRMRRRRRELQRAEWEVEDTQRTRH
- a CDS encoding bactofilin family protein: MIFRKENRSESFQRQISSLRQQLQTETESQTDEFRHSESQDTSQFSASAREGRETADVTIAASRPTDTSGTTQITTATTAGTTPRGTWQTPDTNTSVIAGNAHWNGTLRTEGSLHVHGRAEGELHATHDLYVAEGAQVDAGIFADNVVVAGLVRGTIEARTRLEVLPQGHVSGDVKAPKLVVHEGARLSGKLTMEGTGAVQYSTSSQSTKSRRSGR
- a CDS encoding bactofilin family protein; protein product: MSYRPGGSSSGFGEAGNAQMPEAYSLIDRHSTVEGTFTSERDLRIEGQMRGTLRCQGLVYIAEGADVDATVEAAHVTVAGDLQGQVNCRGKLQIMPTGRVRATVTTQSLVINEGALFEGELHMEVGSVATSTVGEAAADDSVPSVLRRFAGEAGESSDAETSPGAQRAKEE